Genomic window (Candidatus Magasanikbacteria bacterium RIFOXYB2_FULL_38_10):
CAAAAGCAATTGTTGCGTGGGAAGAAGGAAAAGATTTATGAGAAAAAGAAGTGGCGATAAGCTGATGTAAATCGGCAAAACCCACAAAAGGTCTGGCGCGACCATAACCAAAACCAACCAAAGCGCTTAAAAAATAAGAACCGGCACCCGAAGCTAATAAAACAAATAGATATTTTAAACGGTTAAGGCTTTTGGGAACATAGAAAAAAACCCCTAAAGCCAGAGCGGCCATTAACCAAATTAAAAAAACCGCGCAAAAAATTCCAAAATAATCCAGCCAGGGAAAATGCAAGGATATTTTGTTAATAGAACGCATTAATTTATAATCTAATTGTCTAAGATAGTTCATAAAAGTAATAGATCCTTCTCTCTCGCCAAATGGCGGAGGCCGTGATTATTTTCGCTAATTAGTGGGATCATTTTTGACAATGCGGACAATAAACAGAGGTACGTCCGCCTATTTTTAATTTTACCAAATTATTCCCGCAGAGTTTACATTTTTCACCCGCGCGGCCATACACCATTAAATAAGGAACAAAACCACCTTCACGGCCGTAGACATCCACATAATTTTCCACTGAAGTCCCTCTTTTACCTAAAGATTTTTTTAAAACTTTTAAAATTGCCAAAAATAATTTTTTAATTTCTTGATTAGACAGAGAACCGGCCGGTTTTTGTGGTCTCACACCGGCATAAAAACAGGCTTCATCAGAATAAATATTACCCAATCCGGCAATGAGCTCCTGAGCCATTAACAATTGCTTGATTTTCATTTTGGACCGACTTAAAATTACAGTTGTAAAATTTTCTAAAATGAAATCTTTAGTAAAAGGCTCTATGCCATAAGAGGCTTTTACCTCCTCTACTTCTTTTTCATCGGCAATTTTTAAATAACCAAATTTCCTGACATCATTAAAAAATAAATGGGAGTGGTCGGTAAAGGTAAAAATAACATGACTAAATTTGTTGGGCAATTCCTGCAAGTTCTGCACAATAGGATGACCGCCCACCGCCCCTATTTTTCCATCCTGGGCGCGATAGACAAGCTGGCCGGTCATTTTTAAATGCACCAACATTTTTAAACCACCCGATAATTCAAAAATCAAAAGCTTGGCGCGGCGGGAAATTTTTTTTATTTTCCGTCCAACCAAAACTTTAGAAAAATTACCGGGCTGAACCATTTTTTTAAACCGTACTTCAACAGCGGCAATTTTTTTTCCAACAATCAATTTGGTTAAATCTTGACGGATTGTTTCTACTTCGGGAAGTTCCGGCATATTTTAAATAAGTGGCCGGCTAGTCATTTCCGGCGGAATATCAATTCCTAAAATTTTTAAAACCGTAGGTGCTACATCACTAAGTAAACCCACCGGCTGAATCAAACTTAAATCACCTTCTAGTGCATCTTGCCCCATCCCCTGCTGACCTTCCCATTCTTTGCCAATAATCAAAAGAGGTACAGGATTGGTGCTATGCTCCTTGTCAATTTGCCCGGTTTTAAAATTGATCAATTCCTCGGCATTACCATGATCCGCCGTAATTATTAAAGCTCCATTTTTAGCTAAAACCGCGTCGGCAATCTGACCCAAGCATTTATCAATCGTTTCCAAACCTTTAATAGTAGCTTTCATATCTCCCGTATGTCCCACCATATCGGCATTGGCAAAATTTAAGGCGATAAAATTATATTTATTAGTTTCAACGCTCTGCAAAACTTTTTTGGTAATTTCTCCGGCCGACATTTCCGGCTTTTCGGCAAAGCTCTGCACACTGGGGGAAGGAACTATCTGCCTGTCTTCACCGGAAAAAGGGTCTTCAATAAGACCATTAAGAAAAAAGGTTATATGGGCGTACTTTTCCGTCTCCGCCACATGAAATTGTTTTAACCCGGCACCCGCAATTACTTCGGCCAAACAATTTTTAACAATCTGTGGCTGATAAACCACGCGTACCGGCAGATCTTTTTCAAATTCCGCCATGGTGGAAAAATAAAGATTGGGGGAATAATGGCGCTGAAATTTTTCAAAACCGGGCAAAACAAAAGCCTTGGTTAACTGCCTGGCACGATCGGCCCGAAAATTAAAAAAAATCACCGCGTCTTTTTCACCGACTGTGGCTACTGGTTTATTTTTTTCGTGAATGGCCACCGGGACAAACTGTTCATCATAAACTTCCGCCTTGTAAGAATCTTCAATAGCCTGCAAAGGATCGGTATAAAATTTATCGCTTTGGCTTTCGGCAATGGCGTGATAAGCTTTTTCCACTCTATCCCAATGATTGTCTCTGTCCATAGCGTAAAAACGGCCAGAAAGGGAAGCAATCTTGCCAATTTTATATTTAGCCATTTGCTCTTGCAATTTTTTCACCGCTTGAAGACCGCCGTTAAAAAGAGCATCACGACCATCTAAAATTATATGAATAAAAACTTTATCAACTTTTTCTTTAAGAGCCATTTGCAAAAGAGCAAACCCGTGTTCTTCCGAAGAATGAACATTACCGGCGCTAAACAAACCTAAAAGATGCAGGGCGGATTTATTTTTTTTAACCTGGTCAAAAGCGCCTTTTAGGGCTTCGTTTTTAAAAAAGACTC
Coding sequences:
- a CDS encoding DNA-formamidopyrimidine glycosylase, which gives rise to MPELPEVETIRQDLTKLIVGKKIAAVEVRFKKMVQPGNFSKVLVGRKIKKISRRAKLLIFELSGGLKMLVHLKMTGQLVYRAQDGKIGAVGGHPIVQNLQELPNKFSHVIFTFTDHSHLFFNDVRKFGYLKIADEKEVEEVKASYGIEPFTKDFILENFTTVILSRSKMKIKQLLMAQELIAGLGNIYSDEACFYAGVRPQKPAGSLSNQEIKKLFLAILKVLKKSLGKRGTSVENYVDVYGREGGFVPYLMVYGRAGEKCKLCGNNLVKLKIGGRTSVYCPHCQK
- a CDS encoding phosphoglycerate mutase (2,3-diphosphoglycerate-independent); the protein is MIKPKISPVVLAILDGWGVAPPGEGNAITQANLPNFKKFIKNYPAMTITAAGNEVGLQWGQMGNSEVGHLNIGAGRVYYQTLLRIDKEIREGVFFKNEALKGAFDQVKKNKSALHLLGLFSAGNVHSSEEHGFALLQMALKEKVDKVFIHIILDGRDALFNGGLQAVKKLQEQMAKYKIGKIASLSGRFYAMDRDNHWDRVEKAYHAIAESQSDKFYTDPLQAIEDSYKAEVYDEQFVPVAIHEKNKPVATVGEKDAVIFFNFRADRARQLTKAFVLPGFEKFQRHYSPNLYFSTMAEFEKDLPVRVVYQPQIVKNCLAEVIAGAGLKQFHVAETEKYAHITFFLNGLIEDPFSGEDRQIVPSPSVQSFAEKPEMSAGEITKKVLQSVETNKYNFIALNFANADMVGHTGDMKATIKGLETIDKCLGQIADAVLAKNGALIITADHGNAEELINFKTGQIDKEHSTNPVPLLIIGKEWEGQQGMGQDALEGDLSLIQPVGLLSDVAPTVLKILGIDIPPEMTSRPLI